Within Sphingobium aromaticiconvertens, the genomic segment GGAATGCGGGCGTTTTCTATACTACTGGCGACACCAATTTCGGTCTCCATTATCGATCGCGCATGAAACATGGTCTGAAGGGCAGCTATGCCGTTTCCGGCCTGCTGGGGCCGCTCGCGGGCGGCAATGCGACGCTGGACGCCAGCGCGCCACTCGAATTGCCCGATATCGTCACCGCCAGCATGACGCACAAGTTGACCCCCAGTCTGCGCGCGATGATCACGGCGCGCTGGTATAACTGGTCGGTGTTCAGGAATATCACTATCCAGCCCGTCGGCGCCGCCACATCGGTCAAGGAACTCCACTATCGTGACACATTCAGCGTAGGCGTCGGCGGCGAATATGACCTCAACGAGACGCTGACCCTGCGCGCGGGCACGATGTTCGATCGCACGCCCACCAATCCGCAGTTCCTGACCACGCGCGTGCCCGATGGCGACCGCGCCTGGCTGACGGCGGGGGCGACCTATAATATCTCACCTGCTTTCGCACTCAACCTGTCCTACGCCCACACCTTCGTGGAAAAGGCGAATATCATCCGTCCGGACGTCTATTATGGGGGCACCCCGGCGGCGATCACCGCCACCACCCGCGCGACCACGATCGGCAATGCGGATCAGGTTGCGGCATCCCTGACTGCCCGCTTCTAACCGTCACCATATGCGACTATAGGGGCTTCATGCAGATGGAGCCCCTTTTCTATGTCCGACCATAATCCCGGCCTTCGTCCATGGCGCGATATTGCGCGTCGCGACTGCCGCCAGATCATGGTCGGCAATGTCCCGGTCGGCGGCGGCGCGCCCGTCACCGTGCAGACGATGACCAACACGCCCACGTCAGACGCCCGCGCAACGATCGACCAGATCCGCCGCTGCGAGGAGGCAGGCGTGGACATTATCCGCGTCTCCTGCCCCGACGTCGAATCGACCGCCGCGCTCAGGCAGATCGTCCGCGCCGCCCGTGTGCCGATCGTCGCCGACATTCATTTTCACTATAAGCGAGCGCTGGAAGCGGCGGACGCGGGTGCGGCCTGCCTGCGGATCAACCCCGGCAACATCGGCAGCGCCGCGCGGGTCAAGGAAGTGGTCGATGCGGCCAAGTCCAATGGCTGCGCCATCCGCATCGGCGTGAATGGCGGCTCCCTCGAAAAAGACCTGCTCGAAAAATATGGCGAGCCGTGCCCGGAGGCGCTGGTCGAAAGCGCGCTCGACCATATCAAGCTGCTCCAGGACCTGGATTTCCACGACTATAAGGTCGCGGTGAAGGCCAGCGACGTGTTCCTCGCGGTCGCGGCCTATATGCAATTGGCCGAAGCGGTGGATTGCCCATTGCACCTTGGCATTACCGAAGCGGGCGGCCTGATCGGCGGTACGGTGAAGAGCGCGATCGGCATCGGCAATCTGCTTTGGGCCGGGATCGGCGACACGATCCGCGTGTCCCTTTCGGCCGAACCGGAAGAGGAAGTGCGCGTCGGCTACGAGATATTGAAGTCGCTGGGCATCCGCACGCGCGGGGTGAAGGTCATCTCCTGCCCCAGTTGCGCGCGGCAGGGCTTCGATGTCATCCGCACCGTGCAGGCGCTGGAGGAACGGCTCCAGCATATCAACACGCCGCTCTCGCTCTCTGTCCTTGGCTGCGTCGTCAATGGCCCCGGCGAAGCCCGCGAAACCGACATCGGCCTGACCGGCGGCGGCGCGGGCAAGCATATGGTCTATCTCTCCGGCATCACCGACCACACCATTCAGGACGAAGGTATGGTGGAACACATCATCCGCCTGGTTGAAGCCAAGGCCGCCGAGATCGAAGCGGCGAAGGCGGAGGCAGAGATGACCGACGCGGGAACGGCGCAGGCGGCGGAGTAGGGGCCGGTGCGGCCCCTGTTGTTTTGCCTTTCCCCGATTGTCGTTGCTGGTAGTTGCGCCAGTGCGGATGAGGGCACGGCGACGCGTCTCGTTCGTCTTGACGTTCAGGAAGGCAATCGCTGCATTGTAACGGTCGATGGCAAGTCGTTCGCTCCAACGGACGAAGCGGCGATCGAGGCAGTCTTTCCGCCCAACAAAAACCCAAAAGCCAAAGTGTATATCATTGGCAGTTCGGTCGTTCCCTATCGCTGCATCGGTGGACTGATTTACACCGTGCAACGGCGGGGGTTACGGCAAGATCGCCTTCCTCTCGGATCCGCCCACCTCCGATGGAAGTAATTGATCGACACGCCTTTCTTCGGGATGCATGGATCGCCTGACCAATGACATCTCGTTCCACCGTCATCCCTTTTGCCGTCTGCTGTGCGGGCGTTGCGCTTTTTTCCGTGATGGACGCCGCGATGAAGGGGCTGAGCCTCTCGATCGGCGTCTATAACGCGCTGCTTTGGCGCGCGGTGGCGGGCACGTTGCTGGGTCTCGTCCTGATGCTCGTTCTGCGCCAGCACTGGCCGACCGCTGTGGTCCTGCGCCTTCATCTGCTGCGCGGCACGGTGGTCGCCTTCATGGCGTTCGCCTTTTTCTGGGCGCTGGTTCGCCTGCCGCTGGCCGAAACGATTGCGCTGTCCTTCATCGCCCCGCTCATCGCCCTCTATCTCGCGGCATTGCTGCTCAAGGAGAAGGTAGGCCGCGCCGCGATTTTCGCCTCCCTGCTGGGCCTCGTTGGGGTCGCGGTCATCCTGTCGGGCCGGATGCGCGGAACCTATGATGCCGACGCGCTCGCCGGGGCAGGGGCGGTGCTGCTGTCCGCTGTCCTCTTCGCCTGGAACCTCATCCTCCAGCGGCAGCAGGCGCAGGTCGCGTCGCCTGTGGAGGTCGCCTTCTTCCAGCATCTGGTGATGCTCGGCATCTTCGCCCTTGCTGCGCCCTTTCTCGCCATCCTGCCGCCGCCCGGTGCGCTGCCTTTGGTCGCGCTGGCCGCAGCCCTCGCTTTCACTTCGCTCGCTGCGCTCGCCTGGGCCTATGCGCGGGCAGAGGCGCAGCGGCTCATACCGGTCGAATATAGCGCCTTCGTCTGGGCCGCGATCATCGGCTGGCTGGTCTTTGGCGAGAGGCTGGCGGTCACGACGGTCGCGGGCGCGGCGCTGATCGTGGCGGCCTGCCTGATCGCCGCGCGTGCCAGACCCGTCAGTTCGCTGCCCAATGATCCGCCGCCCCATATCGAACCCGGCCTGACCTGAAAGCCCCCCATGCCTGTCACCATTCGCCCCGCCGACCCGACTGATATCGACACGATTCATACGTTCATCCGTGCGCTCGCCGACTATGAACGGCTGGCGCACGAGGTGAAGGCCGACCGCGAAACCCTTGCCCGCTATCTCTTCGGCCCCCGCCCCATGGCAGAGGTGCTGATTGCGGAAGCGGATGGCGCCTCCATCGGTTTCGCACTCTTCTTCCACAATTTCTCGACTTTCGAAGGGCGGCCCGGCCTCTATCTCGAAGACCTCTTCGTCCTTCCGCAAGCGCGCGGGGCGGGGGCGGGCAAGGCGCTGCTGCGCCAACTCGCAAAACTGGCGCTGGACCGTGACTGTGCCCGCCTCGAATGGGCGGTACTCGATTGGAACGAACCGGCCATCGCCGTCTATCGCGCGATCGGCGCCAAGCCAATGGATGAATGGACCGTCCAGCGTCTGGATGGCGCAGCCCTGATGGCACTCGCCGACGGTTCGTCGCCGGACTCTTGACGCCGACTCCCCCCTCGGCGCATTGTGCCAGAACGGAACATTTGGGGGACAAGAAGGTCATGGCCGTCGGCCGCACCGTTAAACGCACGCCGGAATGGCGCGGAATGCTCAAACGCAGCCTGATCCGCAGCGGAGCACTGATCGGCGCGATCGCGCTGTTTCTGGCCACTCTGTTTCTGGCGCTTGCGCTCTTGAGCTATACGCCCAGCGACCCGTCGATCATGACCGTCGCGGGCGATCATGTGCAAAATGTGATGCAGTCGCCCGGCGCCTGGATCGCAGATTTCCTGCTGCTGCTGTTCGGTGTGCCCGTCGCGCTGGTCCTGCCGCTTATGGCTATCACCGCGCGCCGGCTGTGGGGGGATCAGGACATGAGCGGGTGGAAAGGACAGGTGGGCAAATGCCTGTTCGGCATCATCCTGCTCGGCATTGCCCTCTCGCTGTTCCAGCCCGATCCGCTGGTCGGCCTGCCCTCGGGCTGGGGCGGGATGATCGGCCTTGCCACCGCGCGGGGCATATTGAGCCTGACCGCCGCCGCGCCGCTGGGCGCACGCAGTTGGATCAGTGGCATCCTCATCCTCGTGACGCTGATCACCGGCTTCTTCATCTGGTATCGCAGCCTCGCCCTCGAAAAACCGCTGCTACACCTCAAGCGTCCCACGCTTCCGCGCCTCAGCCTGCCGCGCCCGACCTTCGCCTTTGCTGGAGGAACGGCGCAGGATGACGAGGAGGATGACGAGCCACGCCCTGCGCGGGATGGTGCCGCCACCCCGCGCAAAACAGTGTCGAACGAACCAAAGCCGCCGATCACGATCCAGGCGCCCAAGCCCCCGCCCAGCCAGCGGCCGATGGCGCCTGTGTCGCAGGATGACCTGTTCGGCCATAGTTCGCTGCCTTCGCCTGATCTGCTGGCCCCAACGCCCCCGTCGCAGGGCGGGAAGATCGACAAGGCGGGGCTGGAGCGCAACGCCCGCCTGCTCGAATCGGTACTCGACGACTTCCATGTGAAGGGCAACATCATCGAGGTGCGGCCCGGTCCGGTCGTCACCATGTACGAACTGGACCCTGCGCCGGGTATCAAGGCCAGTCGTGTCATTGCGCTGGCCGACGATATTGCCCGCAATATGTCCGCGCTTTCGGCGCGCGTCGCGACCATCCCTGGCCGCACGGTCATCGGTATCGAACTGCCCAACGCCAATCGCGAATCCGTGGGCTTTCGCGAGATGATCACCAGCGAACAATTCGCGCAGGATGGCGCGCTGCCGATCATCCTGGGCAAAAATATCTCGGGCGAGCCGATCATCGCCGATCTTGCGCCGATGCCGCATTTGCTGATCGCGGGCACCACCGGGTCGGGTAAGTCGGTCGGCCTCAACGCCATGATCCTCTCGCTGCTGTACCGCATGACGCCGGACCAGCTGCGTCTGATCATGATCGATCCCAAGATGCTGGAACTCAGCACCTATGACGATATTCCGCATTTGCTCTCGCCGGTGGTGACGGAACCGGCCAAGGCGATTCGCGCGCTCAAATGGGCGGTCGAACAGATGGAGGATCGCTATCGCATGATGGCGTCCATCTCTGTCCGCAACCTTGCCAATTATAATGAGAAAGTTCGCGCCGCGAAGGTGAAGGGCAAGCCGCTGGGTCGCCGCGTCCAGACTGGCTATGATCCCGAAAATGGCAAGCCGATCTATGAGGAGGAGCAGCTCGATTTCCAGCCCTTGCCGCAGATCGTGGTGGTGGTCGACGAACTGGCCGACCTAATGATGACCGCGGGCAAGGAGGTCGAATTCCTGATCCAGCGTCTGGCGCAGAAGGCGCGCGCGGCGGGCATCCACCTCATCCTTGCCACTCAGCGTCCGTCGGTCGACGTCATCACCGGCGTTATCAAGGCAAATCTGCCGACGCGAATCAGCTTCTCCGTTACGTCAAAGATCGACAGTCGCACCATATTGGGGGAACAGGGCGCCGAACAGCTGCTGGGCAAGGGCGACATGCTCTATATGGCAGGCGGCAAGGCGCTGACCCGCGTCCATGGTCCCTTCGTTTCGGATGACGAAGTGCGTGCCGTTGCCGATCATTGGCGCGCGCAGGGGACGCCCGACTATATCTCCGCCGTTACCGAAGAACCGGAGGAGGGCAGCTTCGCCCTCGACGGCGTGGACCTGGGCGACGACAGCCCGGACGCCAACCTCTATCGCAAAGCCTGTCAGCTGGTGTTCGAGAATCAGAAAGCCTCGACAAGCTGGCTCCAGCGCCAGTTGCGCGTCGGCTATAACAGCGCGGCGCGCTTGATCGAACGGATGGAGGAGGAGGGACTTGTCGGCGCCCCGAATCATGTCGGTCGTCGGGAAGTGCTGCGCGATGAAGGCGGAAATCCGCTTTAATTTGCTTCGCTATGGCGATGCGAAGGGAATCGAAACCAGTGTTGACGTTACGGAAACCTGTCTTTCATGGTGTAAGTGCATATTTTGCAACCGTAACGATCCTTTTCGCATTTGCGAAATGAAGCCGGGTCAGCGAAGAGGGTTGTGCCTTTCAGGCATCCTCTCCTAAAACTTTTCGGGCTGGTCTTCGGATCAGCCCTTTTTTTTGGCGCAGACTCGGTCTATGGATCGCTTGCTGCTGCCGCGCCGATAACATAAATTGGAGCGGTGCCGCCGGGAAAACCGGCATGGCGAGGCGGGAGCATGGGGGATGGAGCCTGCGCTTACGCCGGCGCAGGCTCTCCCCCATAGGGCTAGTCCCTGACCGCTATCCCCGACAGGGTTGGTCATGAGAGGCCTTTGCACTGCGATGCTTTCCCTGCAACATTTCCTCGCCAGCCTGAACATCACGGAACGGCCGGGTTCACAACGGGTTCAACCCCGATCCTCCATATCCTATCCTCCAACAGACCGGAGAAATGATCGCATGAAGCGCATCCTGGCGCCCATCGCCCTGACCCCCATTGCCCTGATCCTTGCCGTTCCCGTCGCGTTCGTCGCCACAGGCGCGGTCGCACAGCAGGGTCAGTCGGACCTGTCGCAGGTCAACGCCTATATCCGCGCCGTCACATCGATGACCGCCGATTTCGCCCAGACCGATCGTAACGGCCAGGTGCTGACCGGCACCATTCAGATGCGATCGCCCGGCAAGATCCGATTCCAGTATCAAAAGGGCGTACCTTTGCTGATCGTCGGTGATGGCAAGGCGCTGACCATGATCGATTATGAAGTGCGGCAGGTGCAGCGCTGGCCGATCGGCAGCTCGCCACTGGGCGCGCTGCTCGATCCGTCCAAGGACCTGTCGAAGTTCGGCAAGGTCGTCCAGACTGGCGATCCTAATGTTCTTTCGGTCGAAGCGCGCGATCCCAAGCGGCCGGAATTCGGCACGATCACCATGATCTTCCAACGCAACGCCAGCGCGCCTGCAGGCCTGCAGCTCTATGGCTGGGTTGCACTCGATTCGCAGAATAACCGCACGGCTGTACGGCTTTCGAATCAGCGCTACGGCGTACCCGTCCCCGATTCGGCCTTCCGCTGGACCGATCCGCGACCAAAGGGACGGCCTGGCGGCGGGTAAGGCGAGCCGGGCGCGCGACGGGCGGCAAACTTAACGCTTCCGTTCATCTGCCGCTCATATGCCGACCCCTAAAAGATCATCAACGGCTGAGGCGATGACCGGGATTTCCCCCCTGTTACTCGGATAGTCCCTCAACCGCGAAGCGCTTCAAGGGCGCGATCGAGACCCCCGTTCCACGCCCCCGGAGCGGGGGTTTTTCGTGTCCGCTGTCCCTTGCATGCCCCGCCTTTGCATCCTAGTGCCTGACCCATGCCCCAGACCTTCTCCAAACCCCAGACTCTCTCCATCGCCTCCTGGAATATCAACAGCGTCCGCGCCCGGATCGACATCGTCGAGAAGTTCCTGCGCGAGGAAGCGCCCGACATATTGTGCCTCCAGGAAACCAAGGTGGTGAACGAGACCTACCCGACGGAGATGTTCAAGCGCCTCGGCTATGTCCATCAGGTGTTGAACGGCCAGCGGATGCACCACGGTGTTGCGATCATGTCCAGAGTACCGATCCATGCGGATGACCGTTTCGATTGGCAGGCCAATGGCGAGGCGCGCCATGTCGGCGTGCGCCTCGACAACGGCGTGCGGATCGAAAATGTCTATGTGCCCGCAGGTGGCGATATTCCCGACCGGGCGGTCAATCCGAAATTTGGGCAGAAGATCGACTTCCTCGAACGCATGATCGAGTGGTCGGGCGGGCTGTCGGACAAACCCACCATTCTCACCGGCGATTTCAACATCGCCCCGCTGGAATGCGATGTGTGGAGTCACAAACAACTACTCAACGTCGTCAGCCACACCCCGATCGAGTGCGAGATCCTCGCCCGTCTTCGGGCGTCGAACAACTGGGTTGATATCGGTCGTCACTTCTATCCGGCGCCGCAGCGCCTCTACACCTGGTGGAGCTATCGCGCGACCGACTGGGCCGCTTCCGATCGGGGACGCCGCCTCGACCATATGTGGATGAGCGCCGACGTCGCGAAACAGGCGGTTGCGCATCGCGTGGTCGAACCGGCGCGGAGCTGGCTCAAGCCCAGCGACCATATCCCGATCATCACGGATTTCGTCTTCGCATGACGGTGCGCCACTCTGGGGCCGATTCTCCGCGCGCCGCCGCCCGCGCCATCGACGCGCTGCGCCGGGGCTGGCCGGTGACGGTCGCTGCCGAAGATGGCGCGCTGCGGATCATGGCGATCGAGGGGGCGGACATGGTGACACTCGCCGATTTCGATGCGGATGGCCACGCCGACATCCTCGTCTCCGCAGCACGCGCCGAAACGCTGAAGCTGACCAACCAACTCGCCGCCGCCAATCCCGATCGTCCCGTGCTCGTCGCCCGCACCCCCTGGATCGACCGCGACGTCGCCATGGCCATCGCCGATCCGGTTCGCGACCTTGCCTCACCGCTCAAGGGACCGTTCGCCGCGCGGACCCTCGTGGCGCCGCAGGCCGCCAGCGCCGCGCTGCGGCTCGCGCGGCTCGCGGGCATCCTGCCTGCCTATTTCGTGGCAGAGGGGGAGGGCGCCAGCGAACTCACCGTCACCGCCGATGCCATCACCGCCTATGACGATGCCGCCCATCTTGCCATCGCCACCCGTGCGCGCCTGCCCGTTTCGGCCAGTGAGGAGGCGGAGATCATCGCCTTCCGCAGCCCCGACGAACCGCGCGAACATATCGCGCTGGTCATCGGCCACCGCGACGCCTCGCCGCCCGTGGTGCGGCTGCACAGCGAATGCCTGACCGGCGACGTGCTGGGCAGCCTCAAATGCGACTGTGGCCCGCAACTGCATGAGGCGCTGCACCAGATCGCCGACGCGCCCTGGGGCATCCTCCTGTATCTGCGGCAGGAAGGACGCGGTATCGGCCTCGTCAACAAACTGCGCGCCTATGCGTTGCAGGATCAGGGTTATGACACGGTGGACGCCAATGTCCGGCTGGGCTTCGCCATCGACGCGCGCGACTTTTCGGTCGCGGCGCGGATGCTCGACCTGCTGGGTGTGGGCAGCGTTCGCCTGCTCACCAACAATCCGCAGAAGGTGGCTGGCCTCGAAGATGCGGGCATCCGTGTGGCGGAGCGCCTGCCCATCATCCTCCCCACCAATCCGCACAATGAGAAATATCTCGCCACCAAGCGTGACCGCACCGGCCACCAGCTATGAGCCTGATCGAGGTCGACACCGCCGCAAGGCGGTTGCGCTTCGGCGATCTCGACATCCCCTGTGTGATTGGCCGCAGCGGCGCCTGTCCCGCAGATGCCAAGCGCGAAGGCGACGGCTGCACCCCTACAGGCACATGGCCGATCCGCGCTGCCCTGCTCCGCCCGGACCGCGTTGCACTGCCGACGCTAAGCCTGCCATGGCGCTGGATCCGCCCAGATGATGGCTGGTCCGATGCCCCGGCCGACCCGGCCTATAACCGCCCGGTTCACCTGCCGCGCGCGCATTCCGCCGAAAACCTTCAGCGCGACGACGCGCTCTACGACATCATTGTCATCCTCGGCCACAATGACGCTCCCCCAGTCCCCAGCGCAGGCAGCGCCATCTTCTTCCACCTCTGGATCGACGCCAAACCCACCGAAGGGTGCGTGGCCATCGCCCGAGAAGACATGCTGCACCTGTTGCCTCAACTACAGTCGGGCGATGTGATGGTGATCCGCTAGGCATAGCAATATTGCACAGAGAGCTGAAGTTGGAATTTGAAACAATATTCCGTTATGCGGAAATTATTGCCAATCAGATAAGTAGAGATGCAACAAAAAACCCGACCCTCTGGCGAGAGGGCCGGGTATTATAATGCGTAGTTCTATCTCTGGCTAAAAGCCAAGAACTTCGGGTCGCTGTTTCTATTTGGCGCGAACTAAATGATTTGCATAGTATAAAACGGTCATAGCAAATCCTGTATCAAACCAGAACAGTTGGGGTCCATAGTTTAAGCCGTCTGCAACGCCTTTGCCGCCGCATCATCCGGTTCTCCGCCTGCGGCCACCAGCAAGCGCCGCTCCAGCGTTTGGAGTCGCCCCTTCCCTTCCACCTTCCCGCCCAGCAGGTCGGTGACGTAGAATGTATCGACCGCGCGCTCGCCATAGGTAGCGACATGCGCGCTGTGCACTGTCACCTTTGACTGGAACAGGGCGTTCGCCAGCGCGAATAGCAGCGCCGGCCGATCCCGTGCATTTACCTCGACCACCGTGAAGCGGTTCGATGCCTTGTTGTCGATCAGCACATTGGGAACGATGTGGAACGCCTCGGCCCGCGTGCGGGGCAGGGGGCGCGCCTCCAGCTTGGTAATCAGGCGATGGCGGTTCGCCAGCGAATCCTCGATCGCATTGCTGATCCGCTTCAACTGCTCGGGGCTGTGGAAGGCGCCGCCCAGCGGGTCCTGCACCAGGAAATTATCGATCGCCACGCCATCGCGCGTCGTGTGGATGCGCGCGTCGATGATGTTGCCGCCGGCCAGGTGTATCGCGCCCGCGACGCGATAGAAGAGGCCCGGATGGTCGGCGGCATAGACCGTCACCAGCGTCGCGCCGCGCTGCGGATAATATTGCGCGGCGATCGACAATTGTGCGTCGCCGGCTTGCAATATGTGGTTGGCGTTGTGGAACAATATGTCCTCTGGCTCGGCGATCCAGTAGGATTCGGGCAGTCGCTTCTTCAGGCCTGCGAACACATCGTCGGACAGGCCCATCGCCTGTTGCAGCGCCGCCTGCTTGGCCACGACGCGCTCGGTCCGGCCCTTCTGCTTGTGGCCCAGCCGCAGCACTTCCTCGGCCGCTTCGTAGAGGTCGCCCAGCAATTGTCGCTTCCAGCTGTTCCACACACCCGGCCCAACCGCGCGAATGTCCACGACGGTCAGGCACAGCAGCAGGCGCAGCCGTTCCGGGCTTTGCACGACTTCGACGAAATCCAGGATGGTCTTGTA encodes:
- the ispG gene encoding flavodoxin-dependent (E)-4-hydroxy-3-methylbut-2-enyl-diphosphate synthase, whose product is MSDHNPGLRPWRDIARRDCRQIMVGNVPVGGGAPVTVQTMTNTPTSDARATIDQIRRCEEAGVDIIRVSCPDVESTAALRQIVRAARVPIVADIHFHYKRALEAADAGAACLRINPGNIGSAARVKEVVDAAKSNGCAIRIGVNGGSLEKDLLEKYGEPCPEALVESALDHIKLLQDLDFHDYKVAVKASDVFLAVAAYMQLAEAVDCPLHLGITEAGGLIGGTVKSAIGIGNLLWAGIGDTIRVSLSAEPEEEVRVGYEILKSLGIRTRGVKVISCPSCARQGFDVIRTVQALEERLQHINTPLSLSVLGCVVNGPGEARETDIGLTGGGAGKHMVYLSGITDHTIQDEGMVEHIIRLVEAKAAEIEAAKAEAEMTDAGTAQAAE
- a CDS encoding DMT family transporter — encoded protein: MTSRSTVIPFAVCCAGVALFSVMDAAMKGLSLSIGVYNALLWRAVAGTLLGLVLMLVLRQHWPTAVVLRLHLLRGTVVAFMAFAFFWALVRLPLAETIALSFIAPLIALYLAALLLKEKVGRAAIFASLLGLVGVAVILSGRMRGTYDADALAGAGAVLLSAVLFAWNLILQRQQAQVASPVEVAFFQHLVMLGIFALAAPFLAILPPPGALPLVALAAALAFTSLAALAWAYARAEAQRLIPVEYSAFVWAAIIGWLVFGERLAVTTVAGAALIVAACLIAARARPVSSLPNDPPPHIEPGLT
- a CDS encoding GNAT family N-acetyltransferase, translating into MPVTIRPADPTDIDTIHTFIRALADYERLAHEVKADRETLARYLFGPRPMAEVLIAEADGASIGFALFFHNFSTFEGRPGLYLEDLFVLPQARGAGAGKALLRQLAKLALDRDCARLEWAVLDWNEPAIAVYRAIGAKPMDEWTVQRLDGAALMALADGSSPDS
- a CDS encoding FtsK/SpoIIIE family DNA translocase produces the protein MAVGRTVKRTPEWRGMLKRSLIRSGALIGAIALFLATLFLALALLSYTPSDPSIMTVAGDHVQNVMQSPGAWIADFLLLLFGVPVALVLPLMAITARRLWGDQDMSGWKGQVGKCLFGIILLGIALSLFQPDPLVGLPSGWGGMIGLATARGILSLTAAAPLGARSWISGILILVTLITGFFIWYRSLALEKPLLHLKRPTLPRLSLPRPTFAFAGGTAQDDEEDDEPRPARDGAATPRKTVSNEPKPPITIQAPKPPPSQRPMAPVSQDDLFGHSSLPSPDLLAPTPPSQGGKIDKAGLERNARLLESVLDDFHVKGNIIEVRPGPVVTMYELDPAPGIKASRVIALADDIARNMSALSARVATIPGRTVIGIELPNANRESVGFREMITSEQFAQDGALPIILGKNISGEPIIADLAPMPHLLIAGTTGSGKSVGLNAMILSLLYRMTPDQLRLIMIDPKMLELSTYDDIPHLLSPVVTEPAKAIRALKWAVEQMEDRYRMMASISVRNLANYNEKVRAAKVKGKPLGRRVQTGYDPENGKPIYEEEQLDFQPLPQIVVVVDELADLMMTAGKEVEFLIQRLAQKARAAGIHLILATQRPSVDVITGVIKANLPTRISFSVTSKIDSRTILGEQGAEQLLGKGDMLYMAGGKALTRVHGPFVSDDEVRAVADHWRAQGTPDYISAVTEEPEEGSFALDGVDLGDDSPDANLYRKACQLVFENQKASTSWLQRQLRVGYNSAARLIERMEEEGLVGAPNHVGRREVLRDEGGNPL
- a CDS encoding outer membrane lipoprotein carrier protein LolA, whose amino-acid sequence is MKRILAPIALTPIALILAVPVAFVATGAVAQQGQSDLSQVNAYIRAVTSMTADFAQTDRNGQVLTGTIQMRSPGKIRFQYQKGVPLLIVGDGKALTMIDYEVRQVQRWPIGSSPLGALLDPSKDLSKFGKVVQTGDPNVLSVEARDPKRPEFGTITMIFQRNASAPAGLQLYGWVALDSQNNRTAVRLSNQRYGVPVPDSAFRWTDPRPKGRPGGG
- a CDS encoding exodeoxyribonuclease III; protein product: MPQTFSKPQTLSIASWNINSVRARIDIVEKFLREEAPDILCLQETKVVNETYPTEMFKRLGYVHQVLNGQRMHHGVAIMSRVPIHADDRFDWQANGEARHVGVRLDNGVRIENVYVPAGGDIPDRAVNPKFGQKIDFLERMIEWSGGLSDKPTILTGDFNIAPLECDVWSHKQLLNVVSHTPIECEILARLRASNNWVDIGRHFYPAPQRLYTWWSYRATDWAASDRGRRLDHMWMSADVAKQAVAHRVVEPARSWLKPSDHIPIITDFVFA
- the ribA gene encoding GTP cyclohydrolase II, coding for MTVRHSGADSPRAAARAIDALRRGWPVTVAAEDGALRIMAIEGADMVTLADFDADGHADILVSAARAETLKLTNQLAAANPDRPVLVARTPWIDRDVAMAIADPVRDLASPLKGPFAARTLVAPQAASAALRLARLAGILPAYFVAEGEGASELTVTADAITAYDDAAHLAIATRARLPVSASEEAEIIAFRSPDEPREHIALVIGHRDASPPVVRLHSECLTGDVLGSLKCDCGPQLHEALHQIADAPWGILLYLRQEGRGIGLVNKLRAYALQDQGYDTVDANVRLGFAIDARDFSVAARMLDLLGVGSVRLLTNNPQKVAGLEDAGIRVAERLPIILPTNPHNEKYLATKRDRTGHQL
- a CDS encoding L,D-transpeptidase family protein; translated protein: MSLIEVDTAARRLRFGDLDIPCVIGRSGACPADAKREGDGCTPTGTWPIRAALLRPDRVALPTLSLPWRWIRPDDGWSDAPADPAYNRPVHLPRAHSAENLQRDDALYDIIVILGHNDAPPVPSAGSAIFFHLWIDAKPTEGCVAIAREDMLHLLPQLQSGDVMVIR